A DNA window from Mytilus edulis chromosome 14, xbMytEdul2.2, whole genome shotgun sequence contains the following coding sequences:
- the LOC139504520 gene encoding uncharacterized protein: MASNPSICGICSLRQITKVCKYWCPGCEEAICDECKEHHKLLKATRSHEPIPISNYKSLPSFITGIQQSCVYHNEQYQQYCAEHALPICFKCINDHRKCNVTTLEKVTNDFKTSEQFLDLESRLEDLLQNIGRIKKDRNSNMTNIEETKMRLSKEIRQKRVEINKHLDNLEKQLIKDLEEKECQSKDSIQKVLSSVTEKETMVTQCHTNFQSIKQYASDLQTFLGIKEIKVVVYENEQYLQSLIEAKSLEQIDLEWKVDPVFETIPNSLKNFGSITMRTKTSSLEFIISKNKQAQIQVVITKKTNINDAKLTLQTDITTNGQYIKGCCMSKEGDFLFTDHFYEKSLITIASNNKLKHTMPLGPSYGFDITLIDETTVAITDVKSGQNFGIDIIDIKNQRKKKFIKLPGRTWGITRDHNSLFVCVEGLGIYKVNISDYATTHVISCNLPTFSYVSVFLDKIYYTSDEDHSVVCCDKNGSRVWTFQDELILNEPSGIAVDKNGNVYVVGFCSSNVIIISSDGKHHTQILTSDDGLSSPSAMFLDTENRKVLVANNKKTAFVFNIS, from the coding sequence ATGGCTTCTAACCCAAGTATATGTGGCATATGTTCACTTCGACAAATAACAAAAGTTTGCAAATATTGGTGTCCGGGATGTGAAGAAGCCATTTGTGACGAGTGCAAAGAACATCACAAATTGCTGAAAGCTACAAGAAGTCATGAACCCATACCAATTTCAAATTACAAATCACTACCGTCATTCATAACTGGCATACAACAATCATGTGTCTATCACAATGAACAGTATCAACAATATTGTGCTGAACACGCGTTACCTATTTGTTTCAAATGCATCAATGATCATCGTAAGTGTAACGTCACTACTCTTGAGAAAGTTACCAATGATTTCAAGACCTCTGAGCAATTTCTAGATTTAGAATCGAGACTTGAAGACTTATTACAAAATATCGGTAGGATTAAAAAGGACAGAAATTCTAATATGACTAACATTGAAGAAACGAAAATGCGACTTAGTAAAGAAATTCGACAGAAAAGAGTGGAAATAAACAAACACTTAGACAATCTTGAAAAACAACTCATTAAAGATCTAGAAGAGAAGGAGTGTCAAAGTAAAGATAGTATTCAGAAAGTTTTATCATCTGTCACAGAAAAAGAAACCATGGTAACTCAATGCCATACCAATTTCCAAAGCATCAAACAATATGCATCCGATCTTCAAACATTTCTGGgaataaaagaaattaaagttGTAGTATACGAGAACGAACAGTATCTGCAGTCATTGATAGAGGCAAAAAGTTTGGAGCAGATTGACCTAGAGTGGAAGGTAGATCCAGTTTTTGAAACTATTCCAAACAGTTTAAAAAACTTTGGATCAATTACAATGAGAACTAAAACAAGCAGCCTTGAGTTCATTATTTCGAAAAATAAGCAAGCACAAATACAAGTAGTAATAACGAAAAAGACTAATATAAACGATGCAAAGTTGACTCTACAGACGGATATTACAACAAACGGACAATACATTAAGGGTTGTTGTATGTCAAAAGAAGGGGACTTTTTGTTCACAGATCATTTTTACGAAAAATCGCTCATCACCATTGCATCAAATAACAAACTCAAACATACAATGCCACTAGGTCCTAGTTATGGGTTTGATATAACACTGATTGACGAAACAACTGTTGCCATTACTGATGTAAAATCAGGACAGAATTTCGGTATTGATATCATAGATATCAAGAATCAACGCAAAAAAAAATTCATCAAACTTCCTGGTCGTACATGGGGAATCACGCGAGATCACAATTCGCTGTTTGTCTGCGTAGAGGGATTAGGTATATACAAGGTAAATATTTCGGACTATGCTACAACTCACGTGATCAGTTGTAATTTACCGACCTTTTCCTACGTATCTGTATTCTTAGACAAGATATACTACACTAGCGATGAAGATCATAGTGTAGTTTGTTGTGATAAAAACGGATCACGTGTTTGGACCTTTCAAGATGAACTTATTTTGAATGAACCCAGCGGCATCGCAGTTGATAAAAATGGTAACGTGTATGTTGTTGGATTCTGCTCGTCCAATGTTATCATTATATCAAGCGATGGAAAGCATCACACACAAATCTTGACCAGTGATGACGGTCTATCATCTCCATCTGCTATGTTCCTTGATACAGAGAACAGAAAAGTTCTTGttgcaaataacaaaaaaactgccTTCGTTTTCAATATTTCGTGA